A genomic segment from Deinococcus sp. YIM 77859 encodes:
- a CDS encoding serine/threonine-protein kinase, producing MPLAGQVVGEGIRLVRPLGRGSHSVVYFAVARDGQPCAVKIFDPHFAPHALREYGTGAALDHPRLVRVLAPARVQDRPALIVSLARGVVLFERYSRRPALTHERRAFLLTLAHLLSALGYLHERGIVHRDVKPENVVVEPDGSATLVDFDLSGPTREAFATPTRLGTAAFQSPEAARGEPLGPESDLYSVGVLLGWGLYGALSGPEVPPPPLGDPLDALLAALTESDRTQRLGSAAEAKTMLLELAGLPRSTR from the coding sequence ATGCCGCTGGCTGGTCAGGTGGTGGGCGAGGGGATACGGCTGGTGCGCCCCCTCGGACGTGGGTCGCATAGCGTGGTGTATTTCGCTGTGGCCCGCGACGGACAGCCCTGTGCCGTCAAGATCTTTGACCCACACTTTGCCCCCCACGCGCTGCGCGAGTACGGCACGGGGGCGGCGCTCGATCACCCCCGCCTGGTCCGTGTGCTTGCCCCCGCACGCGTGCAGGACCGGCCCGCCCTGATCGTCAGCCTGGCCCGCGGCGTCGTGCTGTTCGAGCGGTATTCGCGTCGTCCGGCCCTCACCCACGAGCGCCGCGCCTTTCTGCTCACCCTGGCGCACCTGCTCAGCGCCCTCGGCTACCTGCACGAGCGCGGCATCGTCCACCGCGACGTGAAGCCGGAAAACGTCGTGGTGGAACCCGATGGCAGCGCTACCCTGGTTGACTTTGACCTTTCCGGCCCCACCCGTGAAGCGTTCGCGACGCCCACCCGCCTGGGAACCGCGGCCTTTCAGAGTCCCGAGGCGGCACGCGGTGAACCGCTTGGTCCGGAAAGCGACCTGTACAGCGTCGGCGTGCTGCTGGGCTGGGGCCTGTACGGTGCCCTCTCCGGCCCGGAGGTGCCCCCGCCACCCCTTGGCGATCCCCTTGACGCCCTGCTCGCTGCCCTCACTGAATCCGACCGGACCCAGCGGCTGGGCAGCGCGGCCGAGGCGAAGACCATGCTGCTCGAGCTGGCAGGCTTACCCCGATCCACCCGATGA
- a CDS encoding ribokinase has product MTVLVVGSVNADVTVRAPRLPAPGETVLGDDARVSPGGKGANQAVAAALAGASVAFCGAAGPDSFRAVALSGLTRAGVNLEHLHELNAPTGLALVTVAADGENAITVASGANARLTPLHLPASLDGFTHLLLQNELPLDVNREAARRAYAAGLTVLYNAAPAREVDPALLAHTHHLIVNEHELAALGGKGEDLEKRAWTLLACGPQAVTVTLGARGSLTVTAHAAYRLPAHPVIPVDTTGAGDTFCGVLAAELAQGQPLPAALHAAGIAAALACTRPGAQDAMPSRTEIAAAR; this is encoded by the coding sequence ATGACTGTCCTGGTGGTCGGCAGCGTGAATGCCGACGTGACTGTACGTGCCCCCCGCCTTCCTGCCCCCGGCGAAACGGTGTTGGGTGACGATGCTCGCGTCTCGCCCGGTGGCAAGGGCGCGAATCAGGCGGTGGCTGCGGCCCTCGCCGGGGCGAGCGTGGCTTTTTGCGGCGCGGCTGGACCGGACTCTTTCCGTGCGGTGGCGCTCTCCGGCCTGACCCGCGCTGGGGTGAACCTCGAGCACCTGCACGAGCTCAACGCGCCTACGGGCCTCGCCCTGGTCACCGTCGCGGCGGACGGCGAGAACGCGATCACTGTCGCCAGCGGCGCGAATGCTCGCCTGACCCCCCTGCATCTCCCCGCATCCCTGGACGGTTTTACGCACCTGCTCCTCCAGAATGAACTTCCGCTGGACGTGAATCGGGAGGCTGCCCGCCGGGCCTACGCCGCCGGCCTGACGGTGCTGTATAACGCCGCGCCCGCTCGCGAGGTCGACCCCGCACTCCTCGCGCACACGCATCACCTGATCGTGAACGAACACGAGCTCGCCGCCCTGGGAGGCAAGGGCGAGGATCTGGAAAAACGGGCGTGGACCCTCCTTGCCTGCGGGCCGCAGGCCGTGACCGTCACGCTGGGGGCGCGGGGCAGCCTGACCGTGACCGCCCACGCCGCCTACCGCCTGCCCGCTCACCCCGTGATCCCAGTGGACACGACCGGTGCGGGCGACACTTTTTGCGGCGTGCTCGCCGCTGAACTCGCCCAGGGCCAGCCGCTTCCCGCCGCCCTGCACGCGGCGGGCATCGCCGCGGCCCTCGCCTGTACTCGCCCCGGTGCGCAAGACGCCATGCCCTCCCGAACGGAGATCGCCGCCGCGCGCTAG
- a CDS encoding acyl-CoA dehydrogenase family protein, whose protein sequence is MTSQSQNPAELLAQLDLEALGRLSRKVDLPALLRAAAQLSDEQLGQLSRMLERGKRSPQPLPLPEGDFYGQLDELTPEQQEVRRRVREFMEAQVAPIMNEYWSRDEFPRHLIPELRRLDLPRRIWNEDGTRKPDATLLEGLITLEACRVDVSTAVFFGVHTGLAFASIALGGSAEQKAEWLPRMLDLDAIGAFGLTEPEGGSQVSQGMRTTCRRDGDHWVLNGEKKWIGNSTFSDFTVIWARDVDTGEVRGFVVRAGTPGYRVAKIEGKVALRMVENGHITLEDCRVPEADRLQAVRGWRTAAEVLRLTRAGVAWQGVGCALGAYELALTYAQQREQFGKPIGSFQLIQNHLVHMLGNVTSMLALVLRLSQMADTGRMRDEHAALAKVVTAARCRETVALARETFGGNGILLEHGVIKHFADTEAIYSYEGTNEINTLVVGRAITGLSAFV, encoded by the coding sequence ATGACCTCCCAGTCACAGAACCCGGCGGAGTTGCTCGCGCAACTGGACCTGGAGGCGCTCGGCCGCCTCAGCCGAAAGGTCGATCTCCCGGCCCTGCTCCGGGCTGCGGCTCAGCTTAGTGACGAACAACTGGGGCAGCTTTCGCGAATGCTGGAACGGGGAAAGCGCTCGCCCCAGCCCCTGCCGCTGCCGGAGGGCGACTTCTACGGGCAACTGGACGAACTGACGCCCGAGCAGCAGGAGGTTCGCCGCCGGGTGCGCGAGTTTATGGAGGCGCAGGTCGCCCCCATCATGAATGAGTACTGGAGCCGCGACGAGTTTCCCCGCCACCTGATTCCTGAGCTGCGGCGGCTCGACCTCCCGCGCCGCATCTGGAACGAGGACGGCACCCGCAAGCCTGACGCCACCCTGCTGGAGGGCCTGATTACCCTGGAAGCCTGCCGGGTCGACGTTTCAACCGCCGTGTTTTTCGGAGTTCACACCGGGCTGGCCTTTGCGTCCATCGCGCTGGGCGGCTCCGCTGAGCAGAAGGCCGAGTGGCTCCCTAGGATGCTCGACCTGGACGCGATCGGAGCCTTTGGCCTCACCGAACCCGAGGGCGGCTCGCAGGTCAGCCAGGGGATGCGCACCACCTGTAGGCGAGACGGTGACCACTGGGTGCTGAACGGCGAGAAGAAGTGGATCGGCAACTCCACCTTCAGTGACTTTACGGTGATCTGGGCACGCGACGTGGACACGGGGGAGGTGCGGGGCTTTGTCGTGCGCGCGGGAACGCCCGGCTACCGCGTGGCGAAGATCGAGGGCAAGGTCGCGCTGCGGATGGTGGAGAATGGTCACATCACCCTGGAAGACTGCCGGGTACCGGAGGCTGACCGGCTGCAGGCGGTGCGGGGCTGGCGCACGGCGGCCGAGGTGCTGCGGCTCACGCGAGCGGGCGTGGCCTGGCAGGGGGTGGGCTGCGCGCTCGGCGCCTACGAGCTGGCGCTCACCTACGCGCAGCAGCGCGAGCAGTTTGGCAAACCCATCGGCAGCTTCCAGCTGATCCAAAACCACCTCGTGCACATGCTGGGGAACGTGACGAGCATGCTCGCGCTGGTGCTGCGCCTCTCGCAGATGGCGGACACGGGCCGAATGCGCGACGAGCATGCCGCCCTCGCCAAGGTGGTCACGGCGGCACGCTGCCGGGAGACGGTGGCACTCGCCCGCGAGACCTTCGGCGGAAACGGCATCCTGCTCGAACATGGCGTGATCAAGCACTTCGCGGACACGGAGGCGATCTACTCCTACGAGGGCACCAACGAGATCAACACCCTGGTGGTCGGCCGCGCCATCACCGGGCTGAGCGCCTTCGTGTGA
- a CDS encoding heavy-metal-associated domain-containing protein has translation MTGMTSRPTRVLLGVRGMTREAGERVAAHLRTLPGVTQATPDEGQIEVHYDPTQHTVMDLVRAVRTQGFLAGML, from the coding sequence ATGACGGGCATGACGAGTCGACCTACCCGCGTTCTGCTTGGCGTGCGCGGCATGACCCGCGAGGCCGGGGAACGTGTCGCTGCCCACCTGCGCACCCTGCCCGGCGTCACCCAGGCCACCCCCGACGAGGGGCAGATTGAGGTTCACTACGACCCTACCCAACACACCGTCATGGACCTGGTGCGCGCCGTGCGGACCCAGGGCTTCCTGGCGGGCATGCTCTAG
- a CDS encoding DUF503 domain-containing protein: MALGYVGVLTVRIEMPWVTNLKEKRALVRPVVERLKARYPLTVARLDGLDAHDWEVIGVATLSNDYGWVEETLRMAADFIAREGEYRVAWEATDITVLGEDGED; this comes from the coding sequence GTGGCGCTCGGATACGTCGGCGTCCTCACCGTTCGCATCGAGATGCCGTGGGTTACCAACCTCAAGGAGAAACGTGCCCTGGTTCGCCCCGTCGTCGAGCGCCTCAAGGCCCGTTACCCCCTCACGGTGGCCCGCCTTGACGGTCTTGACGCCCACGACTGGGAGGTGATCGGCGTTGCCACCCTCAGTAACGACTACGGCTGGGTCGAAGAGACCCTGCGGATGGCCGCCGACTTTATCGCGCGCGAGGGCGAGTACCGGGTGGCCTGGGAGGCGACAGACATCACCGTCTTGGGGGAGGACGGAGAAGACTGA
- a CDS encoding nucleoside deaminase has translation MSSVSPDPATHRPHLQEALRLAREAQAAGSSPVGAVLVNAQGEVIARGRNRVGEAQTPEHVGAASVAHAEMDVFFQVGKVRNPESLTLYTSLEPCLMCGGASALLGVGRVVWATDDPWGGSGRLIRWSEHPAMQETEVIPCPDPELEAEGARLFAPEARRAFPEEGWALWRKRYPAETAGVE, from the coding sequence ATGTCTTCTGTCTCGCCTGACCCGGCCACCCACCGCCCCCACCTGCAAGAGGCGCTGCGGCTCGCCCGCGAAGCCCAGGCCGCGGGCAGTTCTCCCGTGGGCGCCGTGCTGGTAAACGCCCAGGGCGAGGTGATCGCGCGCGGCCGCAACCGCGTCGGGGAAGCCCAGACCCCAGAGCACGTGGGAGCAGCCAGCGTCGCCCACGCCGAGATGGACGTATTTTTTCAGGTGGGCAAGGTAAGAAACCCGGAAAGCCTCACCCTCTACACCAGCCTGGAGCCCTGCCTGATGTGCGGCGGCGCGTCGGCACTTCTGGGTGTGGGCCGCGTGGTGTGGGCCACCGACGACCCCTGGGGGGGCTCGGGCCGTCTGATTCGCTGGAGCGAGCACCCCGCCATGCAGGAGACCGAGGTGATTCCCTGCCCTGATCCCGAACTGGAGGCGGAAGGCGCGCGCCTCTTCGCGCCGGAAGCGAGGCGCGCCTTTCCCGAAGAAGGCTGGGCGCTGTGGCGCAAGCGGTATCCGGCGGAAACGGCAGGCGTGGAATGA
- a CDS encoding aspartate aminotransferase family protein: MTVSLPPASHPPAEPAPAGQRPAQQPAGPLPAGLIRAQDVLEERLSPAEVRSLDMRYGNEELLFGLNLLGLAGPFYRVNPWELEDERGVRRINASGYAAVPFGDMPPAVTQFLREYLEKNRAMGLPQQSSSPWRAALQTNLVRLLARELPSHADSQVFFCSSGTEAIEGALKFAKAWRPRAKFYISFSSGYHGKTLGSLSLTPNPEYQDIFRPLVPGALTSPYGDLDALARLIRRVGPNNVVAVVVEPIQGEGGVNIPPPGFLRGIGELCRRHGIVVIADEIQTGLGRTGHWFESAAQGLDPDILTLAKPLGGGLTAVGATIVRHPIYKRMLGGLSSKRHSNTFGGNALAMAVGLKSLEYLVEQDLPARSARLGAVGLARLRATAQQYPLLLEDVRGQGLLLAMQFRPMVGVPLPGVLKELVFEATAILALRELHQAGVMANLSLSSKRTVRLTPALDIPEDLYTRLFHRVEAFASSNPASRFLLKNTPPVVTARLMKFAASKPKKRTESDG, from the coding sequence ATGACGGTCTCTCTTCCCCCGGCCTCCCACCCCCCGGCCGAGCCCGCGCCTGCGGGACAGCGGCCCGCCCAGCAGCCTGCCGGGCCTCTCCCCGCCGGATTGATCCGCGCACAGGACGTGCTTGAGGAGCGGCTCAGCCCGGCCGAGGTCAGAAGCCTCGACATGCGGTACGGCAACGAGGAGCTGCTGTTCGGCCTGAACCTGCTGGGCTTGGCGGGGCCATTTTACCGAGTCAACCCTTGGGAGCTGGAGGACGAGCGCGGCGTGCGGCGGATCAATGCTTCGGGATACGCCGCCGTCCCCTTTGGGGACATGCCGCCCGCCGTCACGCAGTTTCTGCGGGAGTACCTGGAGAAGAACCGGGCGATGGGGCTGCCGCAGCAGTCGAGTTCGCCGTGGCGGGCAGCCCTCCAGACCAACCTGGTGCGGCTGCTCGCGCGGGAGCTGCCGAGCCACGCCGACTCGCAGGTCTTTTTCTGCTCCAGCGGCACCGAGGCCATCGAGGGTGCCCTGAAGTTCGCCAAGGCGTGGCGCCCGCGCGCCAAGTTCTATATCTCCTTTTCCAGCGGCTACCACGGCAAGACGCTGGGCAGCCTCAGCCTCACGCCAAATCCCGAGTATCAGGACATCTTTCGGCCGCTGGTCCCGGGGGCGCTCACGAGTCCCTACGGCGACCTGGACGCCCTGGCACGGCTGATTCGGCGCGTGGGACCGAACAACGTGGTCGCGGTGGTGGTCGAGCCCATTCAGGGCGAGGGCGGCGTGAACATTCCTCCGCCCGGCTTCCTGCGGGGCATTGGAGAACTGTGCCGCCGTCACGGCATCGTGGTGATCGCGGATGAGATTCAAACCGGTCTGGGACGGACCGGGCACTGGTTCGAGTCGGCGGCGCAGGGACTAGACCCCGACATCCTCACGCTGGCCAAGCCCCTTGGGGGCGGCCTGACGGCGGTGGGGGCCACCATCGTGCGGCACCCCATCTACAAGAGGATGCTGGGGGGCCTCAGCTCCAAGCGGCACTCAAACACCTTCGGGGGCAACGCCCTGGCGATGGCGGTGGGCCTGAAGTCCCTGGAATACCTCGTCGAGCAGGATCTGCCTGCCCGCAGCGCCCGCCTTGGAGCGGTGGGGCTGGCGCGGCTGCGGGCGACCGCACAGCAGTACCCGCTGCTGTTGGAGGACGTGCGTGGCCAGGGGCTGCTGCTCGCCATGCAGTTCCGACCGATGGTCGGCGTGCCGCTCCCCGGCGTGCTGAAGGAACTGGTGTTCGAGGCGACGGCCATCCTCGCCCTGCGCGAGCTGCACCAAGCCGGGGTGATGGCCAACCTCAGCCTCAGCTCCAAGCGCACCGTGCGCCTCACACCTGCGCTTGACATCCCCGAAGACCTCTACACGCGCCTTTTCCACCGGGTCGAAGCCTTTGCCTCCAGCAATCCCGCCTCCCGTTTCCTGCTCAAGAATACCCCCCCCGTCGTGACTGCCCGGTTGATGAAATTTGCCGCCAGCAAGCCGAAAAAGCGAACAGAGAGCGACGGGTGA
- a CDS encoding DUF1999 domain-containing protein: MRYRTFAESDFAALQALDLAAQRHADPAFDTLPAREREGRLCTSLPALKFYARSEHSFAAQDDAGAVQGLILAQHVWQGDRPIVLVRTVLLAPDAPEGTAAGLLHATVKSAYDSAVYEVHFPLIPGLEDAARQEEARVTGSYAVCHLGTRASTAPGERA; encoded by the coding sequence ATGCGGTACCGCACCTTTGCCGAATCCGACTTCGCGGCCCTTCAGGCCCTCGACCTCGCCGCCCAGCGCCACGCGGACCCCGCCTTCGATACCCTCCCCGCCCGGGAGCGTGAAGGCCGCCTGTGCACCAGCCTCCCAGCCCTGAAGTTCTACGCGCGCAGCGAACACTCCTTTGCCGCCCAGGACGACGCAGGAGCCGTCCAGGGTCTGATCCTCGCGCAGCACGTCTGGCAGGGTGACCGGCCGATCGTCCTTGTGCGCACGGTTCTCCTCGCGCCGGACGCCCCCGAGGGCACCGCAGCGGGATTGCTGCATGCCACCGTCAAGAGTGCCTACGACAGCGCTGTCTATGAGGTGCACTTTCCGCTGATCCCCGGGCTGGAGGACGCTGCCCGGCAGGAGGAGGCGCGGGTGACCGGGAGCTACGCCGTGTGTCACCTCGGCACTCGCGCGAGTACTGCCCCCGGTGAGCGGGCATAA
- the lepB gene encoding signal peptidase I, giving the protein MTRLNKPAPGPLGKLWKEVLEPIVFAVVITQFVATLVGVDGVSMMPNLRDHERVFVPKYETWLHKAGIGDFQRGDILIFKPPREAADQAPTLTKPGPLGLWTYRPFLIKRLIGLPGDRIRIEGGQVYVNGVPLDSSWTTDYWREQGCWDTQSDLANQATSSAQGILPDQPEITVPEGHYFVMGDNRTAGGSEDSRLFGPVPMRDVAGRAAAVVWPIMRKANARYDCSSGTVAEFSGPNVLNWRVLERPEAFADLKAKLAQKP; this is encoded by the coding sequence ATGACAAGACTAAACAAGCCCGCCCCGGGACCGCTCGGGAAGCTGTGGAAGGAAGTGCTGGAACCCATCGTCTTCGCGGTGGTGATCACGCAGTTTGTGGCGACGCTCGTCGGGGTGGACGGGGTGAGTATGATGCCCAACCTGCGTGACCACGAACGCGTGTTCGTGCCCAAGTACGAGACGTGGCTCCACAAGGCGGGCATCGGAGACTTTCAGCGGGGGGACATCCTGATCTTCAAGCCGCCCCGCGAGGCGGCCGACCAGGCACCCACGCTCACCAAGCCGGGCCCGCTGGGCCTGTGGACGTACCGGCCCTTTCTGATCAAGCGGCTGATCGGCCTTCCCGGCGACCGCATCCGCATCGAGGGCGGCCAGGTGTACGTCAACGGCGTGCCGCTCGATTCGAGTTGGACCACCGACTACTGGCGCGAGCAGGGCTGCTGGGACACCCAAAGCGACCTGGCGAACCAAGCCACCTCCAGCGCCCAGGGCATCCTGCCCGATCAGCCCGAGATCACCGTTCCCGAGGGGCATTATTTCGTGATGGGGGATAACCGCACAGCCGGTGGCAGCGAGGATTCACGGCTGTTCGGGCCCGTTCCCATGCGGGACGTGGCGGGACGAGCGGCCGCCGTCGTCTGGCCGATCATGCGCAAGGCCAATGCCCGCTACGACTGCTCGTCTGGAACGGTGGCGGAGTTCAGCGGCCCCAACGTCCTGAACTGGCGGGTGCTGGAGCGCCCCGAGGCCTTTGCCGACCTGAAGGCAAAGCTGGCCCAAAAGCCGTGA
- a CDS encoding long-chain fatty acid--CoA ligase, with the protein MTRPWLAHYEEGVPHSFTPTNDTLPDLLRRTAEQFPERTALSFIGANTSYRALWQDVGHFAAALQRIGVRPGERVSVMLPNCPQFVVAFFGALLAGATVVNTSPLYVPSELEHQLKDSGSETLILLDAFYPRYQQVASRVPVQRVIVTGIQDALPFPKNVLYPLKARREGNWVNVKAGGSVYSYRTLLRRSPSAPQAVTLRPDDVALLQYTGGTTGVPKGAMLTHRNLVANAEQCRAWMTGLRPGQEVTLAAIPFFHVYGMTVGMNLSMLTGATLVLVPNARDIKMVLTQIQASGATLFPGVPTLYNAINNHPDTPNYDLTTIRACISGSAPLPLETARRFRQITGGANLVEGYGLTESSPVTHVNPIFGDQREGSIGLPIPGVDAMIAGENGEPLPPGEIGELWVSGPNVMKGYWERPDETAKVLREADGQTWLLTGDMAVMDEDGYFRIVDRKKDLIIAGGYNIYPREVEEVLYAHPAVLEAAAVGLPDAYRGETVHAVVALKPGMTATEAELIAHCRAHLSPYKVPRSVEFRSELPKSAALKVLRRQLAEEARAARQANKAG; encoded by the coding sequence ATGACCCGGCCCTGGCTGGCCCACTACGAGGAAGGCGTGCCCCACAGCTTCACGCCGACGAATGACACCCTGCCCGACCTGCTGCGCCGCACTGCCGAGCAGTTTCCGGAACGGACCGCGCTGAGCTTTATCGGGGCGAACACCAGCTACCGCGCACTGTGGCAGGACGTGGGGCACTTTGCTGCCGCTCTCCAGCGCATCGGGGTACGGCCAGGCGAACGCGTCAGCGTCATGCTGCCCAACTGCCCGCAGTTCGTGGTGGCCTTTTTCGGGGCCCTTTTGGCCGGGGCGACGGTGGTCAACACCAGCCCGCTGTACGTGCCCAGCGAACTGGAACACCAGCTCAAAGACAGCGGCAGCGAGACGCTGATTCTGTTGGACGCCTTTTATCCGCGCTACCAGCAGGTCGCCTCCCGGGTGCCGGTTCAGCGCGTGATCGTGACCGGGATTCAAGACGCGCTGCCCTTTCCAAAGAACGTGCTGTATCCCCTCAAGGCACGCCGGGAGGGAAACTGGGTGAATGTGAAGGCGGGGGGGTCGGTGTACAGCTACCGCACGCTGCTGCGGCGCTCGCCCTCCGCGCCGCAGGCCGTGACGCTGCGCCCGGATGACGTGGCACTGCTGCAATACACCGGCGGGACCACCGGCGTGCCCAAGGGCGCGATGCTGACCCACCGCAACCTGGTCGCGAACGCCGAACAGTGCCGCGCGTGGATGACCGGGCTGCGGCCAGGGCAGGAGGTCACGCTGGCGGCCATTCCGTTTTTCCACGTGTACGGCATGACGGTCGGCATGAACCTCAGCATGCTGACCGGCGCGACGCTCGTGCTCGTGCCCAACGCACGTGACATCAAGATGGTGCTCACCCAGATTCAGGCGAGCGGGGCGACCCTCTTTCCCGGTGTTCCCACCCTCTACAACGCGATCAACAACCACCCCGACACGCCCAACTATGACCTCACGACCATTCGTGCCTGCATCAGCGGGAGCGCACCCCTGCCGCTCGAGACGGCACGCCGATTCCGGCAGATCACCGGCGGCGCGAACCTGGTCGAGGGCTACGGCCTGACCGAATCGAGTCCGGTCACGCACGTCAATCCTATTTTTGGCGATCAGCGCGAGGGCAGCATTGGCCTGCCCATTCCCGGTGTGGACGCCATGATCGCCGGCGAGAACGGTGAGCCCCTCCCGCCCGGTGAAATCGGCGAGCTGTGGGTGTCCGGTCCCAATGTGATGAAGGGCTACTGGGAGCGGCCCGACGAGACGGCCAAGGTGCTGCGGGAAGCGGACGGGCAAACCTGGCTGCTGACCGGTGACATGGCCGTGATGGATGAGGACGGCTACTTCCGCATCGTCGACCGCAAAAAGGATCTGATTATCGCCGGGGGCTACAACATCTACCCGCGCGAGGTGGAAGAGGTGCTCTACGCGCATCCCGCCGTACTGGAAGCCGCCGCCGTAGGCCTGCCCGACGCCTACCGCGGCGAGACGGTGCATGCGGTGGTGGCCCTCAAACCCGGCATGACCGCCACCGAGGCAGAACTCATCGCGCACTGCCGCGCGCACCTCAGCCCCTACAAGGTGCCCCGCAGCGTAGAGTTCCGTTCCGAGCTCCCCAAGTCGGCTGCCCTTAAGGTGCTGCGCCGCCAACTGGCAGAGGAAGCCCGCGCCGCGAGGCAGGCCAACAAGGCGGGCTGA